A region from the Ptychodera flava strain L36383 chromosome 12, AS_Pfla_20210202, whole genome shotgun sequence genome encodes:
- the LOC139145013 gene encoding sodium-dependent glucose transporter 1B-like, whose translation MLKPMSLRTQKSRRTVTRGIDERNSWANTSRSSISSPVHISTNHGCLSLWRVGFLVGSVVVGFCLDRFDNHLLLALGILGLGVFNALIPWCPLFGVLILNFVVWGCLRGFIDTGGNVVCVNLWGKESGPYMQAVHFTFAVGATIAPLIAGPFLMPQEEGVISAVNESSTISPTKFSALFTPSFQPSDTRSYSFIQSNFTSFVQTATDPMNGTFFMTENTDLYEKAPSLKIWIPYTILSVFNVVASLPFFCLYFVEGRKIYASKKSSGSAAPRDHEYPEKKDKHFEFILLALLGAFIFAYLGHETIYGNFLYTFAVSSDLGFTPETASYLNAAYWGSFAAFRFFAIFIALKVTPRTLLTVDVIGMCISSTTLAIFGNHVAEVLWVATVLLGASIASTVPSCISWAERHIKRTSKAMTVINSSAACVDIAIPWTIGLLFSAFGSQILMYVMLTISFSTATVYFCMQFYASRHSSRYGVRLPTEDTTEVNGV comes from the exons ATGTTGAAGCCGATGTCCCTACGGACGCAAAAGTCGAGAAGAACAGTGACCAGAG GGATTGACGAACGCAATAGTTGGGCCAACACTTCTCGATCTTCAATTTCAAGTCCAGTCCACATTTCAACAAATCACGGTTGTCTTAGCCTGTGGAGGGTTGGTTTTCTCGTCGGCTCGGTCGTCGTCGGGTTCTGCCTTGATCGCTTCGACAACCATTTGCTACTCGCTCTTGGTATTCTTGGACTAGGTGTCTTCAACGCACTAATCCCATGGTGTCCGCTGTTCGGCGTCCTCATCTTGAACTTTGTCGTGTGGGGGTGTCTTAGAGGATTTATTGATACAG GTGGAAATGTCGTTTGTGTGAATCTCTGGGGAAAGGAATCGGGACCTTACATGCAGGCTGTCCACTTCACCTTCGCTGTCGGAGCTACTATTGCACCGTTGATTGCAGGACCGTTTCTTATGCCACAGGAGGAGGGCGTCATTTCTGCCGTGAACGAATCATCGACAATTTCACCGACTAAATTTTCTGCGCTCTTTACGCCGTCGTTTCAACCAAGTGATACGCGCTCTTATTCGTTCATACAATCCAACTTCACGAGCTTTGTCCAGACTGCAACCGATCCGATGAATGGCACTTTTTTCATGACCGAAAACACCGATCTATACGAAAAAGCGCCCTCTCTAAAAATCTGGATACCCTATACCATCTTATCGGTGTTCAACGTCGTGGCGTCTTTGCCCTTTTTCTGTCTGTATTTCGTAGAAGGTCGCAAAATCTACGCATCAAAAaaatcgtctggaagtgcagcTCCACGAGACCATGAATATCCAGAAAAGAAAGataaacattttgaattcaTCTTGCTAGCGTTACTGGGCgcatttatatttgcatatcttGGACACGAGACCATTTATGGGAATTTTCTGTACACATTTGCAGTTTCCTCAGATCTAGGATTCACTCCGGAGACTGCTTCGTATCTCAATGCCGCTTACTGGGGAAGTTTTGCGGCTTTCCGTTTTTTCGCCATTTTCATCGCCCTGAAAGTGACTCCGAGAACTCTTCTAACCGTTGACGTCATCGGAATGTGTATATCATCTACAACACTTGCCATATTTGGTAATCACGTCGCCGAGGTGCTATGGGTGGCTACCGTCCTCCTGGGGGCCTCTATCGCATCCACCGTCCCGTCGTGCATATCATGGGCAGAAAGACACATAAAACGCACCAGTAAGGCTATGACAGTCATCAACAGCTCTGCCGCGTGTGTCGATATAGCTATTCCTTGGACAATTGGCCTGTTGTTTTCGGCATTCGGTTCGCAAATCCTTATGTACGTCATGTTGACCATCTCCTTCAGTACAGCTACGGTGTATTTTTGCATGCAATTTTATGCCTCGCGACATAGTAGTCGATATGGTGTGAGGCTGCCAACGGAGGATACTACCGAGGTAAACGGTGTCTGA